CGCCCAGTCTCTGCCAGACGTCGAGCTGAATCGGATAACCCAGAGTGGCCTTTTGCTTGTTGAGCCTCAGCGCTACACGATCTTCTGGCAGACCATGGCAAGAATGTGAATTTGATTGACGGATCAATGCCACCAGATGTGCTATGTGAGACTTCTTCCATCTCATGTACTTGGGGCATTGATAGACAATGACGAGGGCGGCTCGTAGTTTTGCACTGTGTTCCTCGGAGCTCATTCTAGTTCTGACCCACAAATGAATCAACGGGTGCATGGAGAAGCTCTTTTGTCCAGCCGATTTTCGTAGCATGGAGAATCTCAAAAGAATCCCAAACGCCTGGCGGATCTGGATCTCTTCAGTCGTAAGGTTCCACGTCAGCTTGGGATTGAATGCAATTTCCACATCGGCAGTTTGAATGGACTGACCAGAGTAAGAGCTTCCCATCAAGTAGTAGTCGGGATCTATACTTTCTGGCGAGAGAAACCCACTGAGAACCAGAATCTCGGCGGCTTCGGGCATTGTCATCTGAATCGCACTGTAGGAAATCTCCCACGTGGTCAGTACCGTGTCTTGTCTCGCATCCCAACTTGACTGTGCAGTCCTTTCGTTAAGAAGCTCTCGAGGGTGTTTGAGGTAAAGGGCTAAATATGTTTCGAAAGGCGTCTCGTAGTGGTGGATAGCTATATGTGCCCCGGCTTGTGAAATCGCAAGTGGTAGATATCCGAGTCGCTCGATCAACGTGGCAGCGCTTCGCCACTCTTCGGACTTGTCAGTCACACTCTGAAAAGCCTCgttgtttttcttctcggTCTCTTACCCGCTGTTTCATGGACCAAAGTCAGCCCACTACATTCTTCCAAAAGAGAAAATGCGTCATCGTGCTCCATCTCAAGTAGTTGAATCGACTCCCAGTTGACGGCAAGATCCGCTCTTCTACTGGTAACGAGAATGGTGCCCCAGGTGGTTGTCGGCAGTAGATCACGCAACTTGACACTTTCCAGGTCATCCATGTTGTCAATAATTAGAAGCCACGACCGGTTCTCTTCGAAGGATAGCCATTTAAAAAATGCGTCCTTCGCCACCAACTCGGGGGGAGGAGATGTTGAGGGAGAGTCCTTTGCGGGATTTCTCTTCTTGTTCAAACTCTCAATGGTGTCGCTGAGAAGCTTGTAGCGAGGGCTTTCGACCAGATCGTGGCTACGGTAGTGGTTCGTGATGTCCTCGAGAAATTTTCTGATGCTGGTATCGACCGTGTCTTTGCGATTTCCATCAATCCAGAAGATCGAGGCAAAGTCGCCTTGGTGTCTATTAGCGTACTCTAGCGCCACTTGTGTTTTTCCCACACCTCCGGGTCCGTAAATGACAACTATTTTGAGAGCACTGCGATTCGATACTGGTCTAAGGATGTCATCCAGATGCAGTAAGGTTTTCTGACGTCCTGTGAAATGATCGTTCCAGCCACCAGCAATGGTAACGCCGACATTGAATTCTCTCGAGGTTTTGCCCGTGGATTTTACCGTATGCGAGTCCAGTTGGTATGCTGGAATCTATGTTAGTCCGCTACTACTCCACGAGGACGAAATCAGACCCAATGGTTTCCCATGCCGGAGCTGACTCACTCTTTTCTACTTCCCATCTGGCCCAATTTCCCCTTGTAGCCAATCCAGCAGATCTGAAGAGCAAAACGATTCTGTCTCCAACTTTTCTGAAGTTTCGATCCTGGAGGCTGGTGAATTTTGCCATTGTGGAATGATCAGCAGCAAGTGCTACCTCCTCAGCATTGGTAGCCCCGAACACAACGGCAGAGGATCGGGGCACTATCTGTGGAATGCGAGAGGTGTTAGCATTCCACGTCCGGGTTGCTGTTTCCAATCTTTACCAAGGAAAATGTATGAGAGACCAGAAATTGTGGAGGAAAAACCATACGAGTAGATACCCCAGTACCGGTACCGACATCGGCTTGGTTTCGTAGAAGAAGACGGTCTTGAATTCCTGACTTATGGCATTATATCTTGATTGAAAATCCTGGAGCCATTCCGAGTTCGGTTTGATTTGCTCAATCAGCCTTTTGTTAGTGTACGTGAAAGTAGCCATCAGCTTGGTTACAATCTCGGCAATCGATACGCCCTGGCCGCCTTGATGGGGTGTTCCCAAGAAGAGGACCGCGTGAGTCGACAGTTTGATAGACATTTGGCTCTCCAGATGGCCTACGCGGGCCATATCGGAGTGCAATAGGGCCTGATGCATTTTAGCCAGTAAACTATATGCTTGTAGTGCAGGGAAATTAATGAAAGCGACAGGTGCCTATATCTTACACTCTTGATGACGAGCCCTCCTAAGCTGTGCCCGAGAAAGATGATGGGAATTTTTTCTGTCTGCGCCGATGTTAAAGCCTGTATCGCCATCCCTTGGACTGCACGCAAACCACTCAGGTTGACTCGCCTCCGTGAGATGTCGCGCAATTGTGAGGTCCGTCAAAAGTTCCTTCCCATGGTCGGCGATGTCTAGTGTCAGTGGCGTATCGCTTCCTCGAGTTCGGGAGTCATAGCTGAATGAGTAGATCCGGGCATCTGGGACCAAGTCGGGCAGGAGATCCTGGAGCCAGAAAATGCCGTTCTCAGCGGTCCACGATCTTCGCCAGTGGCCGTCCATTCCGTGGACGGCGACTATGCTACAACCCAGTGTTAGGGATCTGAAAGGAAAAATGATCCGAAGGGTTCGGGTACTCTATCGATGGATTCAGAGGATTGGCGACAATATTCAGCCCCAGCAACCCATCTTCCGAAGAATGAACGACTTGCGACGGGAGCGCAGCAGCCTTTCTGAACGAGAGAACATAGACCAAAATAAACTGGATAAGGCATCAGGGATCTTGCCGACCTTTGTAAAGAAGTGTCAGAGAAACTTACAGCATCTAAGATCTTGCTCTGTATGAACATGACGACGGGATATATTGACGCTCCTAGCAAGATGGAAACGGCTGACGTGGAGAGGGCCAGACTTTGCGAGAGGATTGAGAAACGGAAATCTGGGCGGGGAAACTAGAAGTCGGGAGCACATATTCTCTGGTCACCACTCGTCTCAATTGTGCCAGCTTCGGATCAGCCGCTAGCCTCATGTTCCCTAAAAGGCGCGTGATGGTGTATGGACATATGCAACGATAGGCTTACTTGCAGCTAAAATTAGAGGTATCCTCATGTGGGCATCAGGAAATGGCGTAGAGATAAAACGCTTACTGGCCAGAAAAAGGCCATCGAAAAAATGTCATGCCGCTTGGTCTTGGCTGAAATCAACGATCT
This genomic interval from Colletotrichum higginsianum IMI 349063 chromosome 9, whole genome shotgun sequence contains the following:
- a CDS encoding Pfs domain-containing protein; translation: MARVGHLESQMSIKLSTHAVLFLGTPHQGGQGVSIAEIVTKLMATFTYTNKRLIEQIKPNSEWLQDFQSRYNAISQEFKTVFFYETKPMSVPVLGYLLIVPRSSAVVFGATNAEEVALAADHSTMAKFTSLQDRNFRKVGDRIVLLFRSAGLATRGNWARWEVEKTYQLDSHTVKSTGKTSREFNVGVTIAGGWNDHFTGRQKTLLHLDDILRPVSNRSALKIVVIYGPGGVGKTQVALEYANRHQGDFASIFWIDGNRKDTVDTSIRKFLEDITNHYRSHDLVESPRYKLLSDTIESLNKKRNPAKDSPSTSPPPELVAKDAFFKWLSFEENRSWLLIIDNMDDLESVKLRDLLPTTTWGTILVTSRRADLAVNWESIQLLEMEHDDAFSLLEECSGLTLVHETAGKRPRRKTTRLFRV